The following coding sequences lie in one Pseudomonas svalbardensis genomic window:
- a CDS encoding enoyl-CoA hydratase yields MNYETILLETHGRVGLITLNRPQALNALNAQIVSELNHALDGLEADSNIGCIVLTGSKKAFAAGADIKEMAELTYPQIYLDDLFSDSDRVANRRKPIIAAVNGFALGGGCELALMCDFILAGDNAKFGQPEINLGVLPGMGGTQRLTRAVGKAKAMEMCLSGRLIDAVEAERCGIVARIVPADELLEEALKVAALIAKKSLPIAMMIKESVNRAFEVSLSEGVRFERRVFHAAFATQDQKEGMAAFIAKREAEFQGK; encoded by the coding sequence GTGAACTACGAAACGATTTTGTTGGAAACCCATGGTCGCGTCGGCCTGATTACCCTGAACCGTCCGCAAGCGCTGAATGCGTTGAACGCGCAGATCGTCAGCGAGCTGAACCACGCCCTCGATGGCCTGGAAGCCGATTCGAACATCGGCTGCATCGTGCTCACCGGCTCGAAAAAAGCCTTCGCCGCCGGCGCCGACATCAAGGAAATGGCGGAGCTGACCTACCCGCAAATCTACCTCGACGACCTGTTCAGCGACAGCGATCGCGTGGCTAACCGCCGCAAGCCGATCATTGCCGCCGTCAACGGTTTCGCCTTGGGCGGTGGTTGTGAACTGGCGCTGATGTGCGACTTCATCCTGGCCGGCGACAACGCCAAGTTTGGTCAACCGGAAATCAACCTCGGCGTCCTGCCAGGCATGGGCGGCACTCAGCGCCTGACCCGCGCGGTGGGCAAGGCCAAGGCCATGGAGATGTGCCTCAGCGGTCGCTTGATCGATGCGGTGGAAGCGGAGCGTTGCGGGATTGTGGCGCGGATTGTTCCGGCAGATGAGTTGCTGGAAGAAGCGTTGAAAGTCGCGGCGCTGATTGCCAAGAAGTCGTTGCCGATTGCAATGATGATCAAGGAAAGCGTCAACCGCGCGTTTGAAGTGAGCCTGTCGGAAGGTGTGCGCTTTGAGCGCCGGGTGTTCCATGCGGCGTTTGCGACGCAGGATCAGAAGGAAGGGATGGCGGCGTTTATTGCCAAGCGTGAAGCCGAGTTCCAGGGTAAGTAA
- a CDS encoding acyl-CoA dehydrogenase → MLPTDEQLQISDAARQFAQERLKPFAAEWDREHRFPKEAIGEMAELGFFGMLVPEEWGGCDTGYLAYAMALEEIAAGDGACSTIMSVHNSVGCVPILKYGNDDQKERFLKPLASGSMLGAFALTEPQAGSDASGLKTRARLEGDHYVLNGCKQFITSGQNAGVVIVFAVTDPSAGKRGITALIVPTDSPGYKVARVEDKLGQHASDTCQILFEDVKVPVANRLGEEGEGYRIALANLEGGRVGIASQSVGMARAAFEAARDYARERESFGKPIIEHQAVAFRLADMATQIAVARQMVHYAAALRDSGKPALVEASMAKLFASEMAEKVCSAALQTLGGYGYLNDFPLERIYRDVRVCQIYEGTSDIQRMVISRNL, encoded by the coding sequence ATGCTCCCGACTGACGAACAACTTCAGATCAGCGACGCGGCCCGGCAGTTTGCCCAGGAACGGCTGAAACCGTTCGCCGCCGAGTGGGACCGCGAGCATCGCTTCCCCAAGGAAGCCATCGGCGAGATGGCGGAACTGGGCTTCTTCGGCATGTTGGTGCCGGAAGAGTGGGGCGGTTGCGACACCGGTTACCTGGCCTACGCCATGGCCCTGGAAGAAATCGCGGCCGGCGACGGCGCCTGTTCGACCATCATGAGCGTGCACAACTCGGTGGGTTGCGTTCCGATTCTCAAGTACGGCAACGACGACCAGAAAGAGCGCTTCCTCAAACCTTTGGCCAGCGGTTCGATGCTCGGGGCTTTTGCCCTGACCGAACCGCAGGCCGGCTCCGACGCCAGCGGCTTGAAAACCCGTGCTCGTCTGGAAGGCGATCATTACGTGTTGAACGGCTGCAAGCAGTTCATCACCTCCGGGCAGAACGCCGGAGTGGTGATCGTGTTCGCCGTGACTGATCCGAGTGCCGGCAAGCGTGGCATCACGGCGCTGATCGTGCCCACCGATTCGCCGGGCTACAAAGTCGCACGGGTCGAAGACAAACTCGGCCAGCACGCGTCCGACACCTGCCAGATCCTGTTCGAAGACGTGAAGGTGCCAGTCGCCAACCGCTTGGGCGAGGAGGGCGAAGGTTATCGAATCGCCCTGGCCAACCTCGAAGGCGGCCGTGTCGGCATCGCTTCGCAATCGGTGGGCATGGCCCGCGCTGCGTTCGAAGCGGCCCGCGACTATGCCCGCGAGCGTGAAAGCTTCGGCAAACCGATCATCGAGCATCAAGCGGTCGCGTTCCGCCTGGCGGACATGGCAACCCAAATCGCTGTGGCTCGGCAGATGGTGCATTACGCGGCGGCGCTGCGTGACAGCGGCAAACCGGCCTTGGTCGAAGCGTCCATGGCCAAGCTGTTCGCCTCGGAAATGGCCGAGAAGGTGTGCTCCGCGGCCTTGCAAACCCTCGGCGGTTACGGTTACTTGAACGATTTCCCGCTGGAGCGGATCTACCGCGACGTGCGGGTCTGCCAGATCTACGAAGGCACCAGCGATATTCAGCGCATGGTCATTTCGCGCAATCTTTGA
- a CDS encoding acetyl-CoA C-acyltransferase, whose translation MTISNDPIVIVSAVRTPMGGFQGELKSLTAPQLGAAAIRAAVERAGVAPDSVEEVLFGCVLSAGLGQAPARQAALGAGLDKSTRCTTLNKMCGSGMEAAILAHDMLVAGSADVVVAGGMESMSNAPYLLDRARSGYRMGHGRVLDHMFLDGLEDAYDKGRLMGTYAEDCAETNGFTREAQDAFAIASTTRAQQAIKDGSFKHEIVPLTVTVGKEQVLISNDEQPPKAKLDKIASLKPAFRDGGTVTAANSSSISDGAAALVLMRRSEAEKRGLKPLAVIHGHAAFADTPGLFPVAPVGAIEKLMKKTGWSLDEVDLVEVNEAFAVVSLVTMTKLEIPHEKINVHGGACALGHPIGASGARILVTLLSALRQKGLKRGVAAICIGGGEATAMAVECLY comes from the coding sequence ATGACTATTTCCAACGATCCCATTGTTATTGTCAGCGCCGTCCGCACCCCGATGGGTGGTTTCCAGGGCGAACTGAAAAGCCTGACTGCACCGCAACTCGGTGCTGCCGCAATTCGCGCCGCCGTTGAACGCGCCGGTGTGGCACCAGACTCGGTTGAAGAAGTGCTGTTCGGTTGCGTCCTGTCCGCCGGCCTCGGCCAAGCCCCTGCACGTCAAGCCGCATTGGGCGCCGGGCTGGATAAATCGACTCGCTGCACCACCCTGAACAAGATGTGCGGTTCGGGTATGGAAGCGGCCATTCTGGCCCACGACATGCTGGTGGCCGGCAGCGCCGACGTGGTTGTCGCCGGCGGTATGGAAAGCATGTCCAACGCGCCGTATCTGCTGGACCGCGCCCGCAGCGGTTACCGCATGGGCCACGGTCGCGTGCTTGACCACATGTTCCTTGACGGTCTGGAAGATGCCTACGACAAGGGCCGCCTGATGGGCACTTACGCCGAGGATTGCGCTGAAACCAACGGTTTCACCCGTGAAGCTCAGGACGCGTTTGCCATTGCCTCGACCACCCGCGCGCAGCAGGCGATCAAGGACGGCAGCTTCAAACACGAGATCGTGCCGCTCACCGTGACCGTCGGTAAAGAGCAGGTGCTGATCAGCAACGACGAACAGCCACCGAAAGCCAAACTGGACAAGATCGCTTCCTTGAAACCGGCGTTCCGTGACGGCGGCACGGTGACGGCGGCGAACTCCAGCTCGATCTCCGATGGCGCTGCGGCATTGGTGTTGATGCGCCGTTCCGAAGCTGAAAAGCGCGGCCTGAAACCGCTGGCAGTGATTCACGGCCACGCTGCGTTTGCCGACACCCCGGGCCTGTTCCCGGTGGCACCGGTGGGCGCTATCGAGAAGCTGATGAAGAAAACCGGCTGGTCGCTGGACGAAGTCGATCTGGTCGAAGTCAACGAAGCCTTCGCCGTTGTCAGTCTGGTGACCATGACCAAACTGGAAATCCCCCACGAGAAGATCAACGTTCACGGCGGCGCTTGCGCTCTCGGCCACCCGATCGGTGCGTCTGGCGCGCGGATCCTCGTGACCTTGCTCTCGGCCCTGCGCCAGAAAGGCCTGAAACGCGGCGTTGCAGCGATCTGCATCGGCGGCGGCGAAGCCACGGCCATGGCCGTTGAATGCCTGTACTAA
- a CDS encoding SDR family NAD(P)-dependent oxidoreductase, which yields MQIENKVFLVTGGASGLGAATAEMLVAAGAKVMLVDMNAEAVAAQAERLGAQSVVADISNETAAEAAVQATVKAFGGLNGLVNCAGIVRGEKILGKNGPHVLANFSQVINVNLIGSFNMLRLAAAAIAETEADADGERGVIINTASAAAYDGQIGQAAYAASKGAIVSLTLPAARELARFGIRVMTIAPGIFETPMMASMTPEVRASLAAGVPFPPRLGKPGEYAGLVRHIIENSMLNGEVIRLDGALRMAAK from the coding sequence ATGCAGATCGAAAACAAGGTTTTTCTCGTCACCGGCGGTGCGTCCGGCCTCGGTGCGGCCACAGCTGAAATGCTGGTCGCGGCCGGCGCCAAAGTGATGCTGGTGGACATGAATGCCGAGGCCGTTGCGGCCCAGGCTGAACGTCTCGGCGCGCAAAGTGTGGTGGCGGATATCAGCAACGAAACCGCGGCGGAAGCCGCTGTGCAGGCGACGGTCAAAGCCTTCGGTGGCCTGAATGGTCTGGTCAACTGCGCCGGTATCGTGCGCGGTGAGAAGATCCTCGGCAAGAACGGCCCACACGTGTTGGCCAATTTCAGCCAGGTGATCAACGTCAACCTGATCGGCAGTTTCAACATGTTGCGCCTGGCCGCTGCGGCGATTGCCGAAACCGAAGCAGATGCTGACGGCGAGCGCGGCGTGATCATCAACACCGCCTCGGCTGCAGCCTATGACGGCCAGATCGGCCAGGCCGCGTATGCCGCCTCCAAAGGCGCGATCGTCAGCCTGACCTTGCCCGCCGCCCGTGAACTGGCGCGCTTCGGCATTCGGGTGATGACCATCGCCCCGGGCATTTTCGAAACGCCGATGATGGCCAGCATGACCCCGGAAGTCCGCGCGTCCCTGGCGGCTGGCGTGCCGTTTCCGCCGCGTCTTGGCAAACCAGGCGAGTATGCCGGGCTGGTCAGGCATATCATTGAAAACAGCATGCTCAATGGCGAGGTGATCCGTCTCGACGGCGCCTTGCGCATGGCCGCCAAGTAA